A window from Pseudomonas sp. Tri1 encodes these proteins:
- the aroE gene encoding shikimate dehydrogenase — translation MDRYVVMGNPIGHSKSPLIHRLFAEQTGQALDYSTLLVPLDDFVGYAREFFREGRGANVTVPFKEDAFRLADSLTERAQRAGAVNTLSKLADGRLLGDNTDGAGLVRDLTVNAGFSLKGKRILLLGAGGAVRGALEPLLAEAPASVIIANRTVEKAELLAELFADLGPVSASGFDWLQEPVDLIINATSASLSGDVPPIAGSLIEPGKTVCYDMMYGKEPTSFCRWASEQGAAVAMDGLGMLAEQAGEAFHLWRGVRPDTAPVLAELRRQLAL, via the coding sequence ATGGATCGCTACGTTGTAATGGGTAACCCTATCGGCCACAGCAAGTCGCCGTTGATCCATCGCCTGTTTGCCGAGCAGACCGGGCAAGCGCTGGACTACAGCACGCTGCTGGTGCCCCTGGATGACTTCGTCGGTTATGCACGGGAATTTTTCCGCGAGGGTCGTGGGGCAAACGTCACTGTGCCGTTCAAGGAAGATGCCTTCCGCCTGGCCGACAGCCTGACTGAGCGAGCCCAGCGGGCTGGGGCAGTCAACACGTTGAGCAAGCTGGCCGACGGTCGCCTGTTGGGCGACAACACTGATGGCGCCGGGCTGGTACGGGACCTGACCGTCAACGCGGGTTTTAGCCTCAAGGGCAAGCGCATCCTGTTACTCGGGGCCGGCGGTGCGGTGCGTGGCGCCTTGGAACCGTTGCTGGCCGAAGCGCCAGCCTCGGTGATCATCGCCAATCGTACGGTGGAAAAGGCCGAATTACTGGCTGAGTTGTTCGCCGACCTGGGCCCGGTCTCGGCCAGTGGTTTCGACTGGCTGCAAGAGCCGGTGGACCTGATCATCAACGCTACGTCGGCGAGCCTATCAGGGGATGTGCCGCCAATTGCCGGAAGTTTGATCGAGCCGGGCAAGACGGTTTGCTACGACATGATGTACGGCAAGGAGCCGACCTCGTTCTGCCGCTGGGCCAGCGAACAAGGCGCGGCGGTGGCGATGGACGGCCTGGGCATGCTGGCCGAACAGGCGGGCGAAGCGTTCCACCTGTGGCGCGGCGTACGCCCGGATACTGCGCCGGTGCTGGCCGAGCTGCGCCGTCAACTGGCGCTCTGA
- the choX gene encoding choline ABC transporter substrate-binding protein produces the protein MQKLSTVLTAGLLALSSASAWAEQSCETVKMADPGWSDIAATNAITGFLLDGMGYKAKVDTLAVPITFGGLKDGQVDVFLGNWMPAQQGFYDKFVATGDVTQLAKNLDGTEFTLAVPDYVWDAGVHNFADLNKFADKFDKKIYGIGSGAPANLSLKEIIKTNDFGMGEWKLVESSEQAMLAEVSRAVKKQKFVTFLGWTPHPMNVQLKMHYLKGGEKYFGDTGSVYTLTRKGYAQACPNVGKLLTNLSFTQEMENSIMAEVVNNKVSNADAAKAWIKANPAVLDKWLDGVKTLDGKDALAAVKAKL, from the coding sequence ATGCAAAAGTTATCCACAGTACTGACCGCTGGGCTGCTGGCGTTGAGCAGTGCTTCGGCGTGGGCCGAGCAGAGCTGCGAAACCGTGAAGATGGCCGACCCGGGCTGGAGTGACATCGCCGCCACCAATGCCATCACCGGTTTCCTGCTGGACGGGATGGGCTACAAGGCCAAGGTCGACACCCTCGCGGTGCCGATCACTTTCGGCGGCCTCAAGGATGGCCAGGTGGATGTGTTCCTGGGTAACTGGATGCCAGCACAGCAGGGCTTCTACGATAAATTCGTGGCCACCGGTGATGTCACGCAACTGGCCAAAAACCTGGACGGTACGGAATTCACCCTGGCGGTACCGGACTATGTCTGGGACGCGGGTGTGCATAACTTTGCCGACCTGAACAAATTTGCCGACAAGTTCGACAAAAAGATCTACGGCATCGGTTCCGGCGCCCCGGCCAACCTCTCCTTGAAAGAAATCATCAAGACCAATGACTTCGGCATGGGCGAATGGAAACTGGTGGAGTCCAGCGAACAGGCGATGCTGGCGGAGGTCTCCCGGGCGGTGAAGAAACAGAAGTTCGTGACCTTCCTCGGCTGGACACCACACCCGATGAACGTGCAGCTGAAAATGCACTACCTCAAGGGCGGCGAGAAGTACTTCGGCGACACCGGCAGTGTGTATACGCTGACGCGCAAGGGTTATGCACAGGCGTGCCCGAACGTTGGCAAGCTGTTGACCAACCTGAGCTTCACCCAGGAAATGGAAAACAGCATCATGGCCGAGGTGGTGAACAACAAAGTCAGCAACGCCGATGCGGCCAAGGCCTGGATCAAGGCCAACCCGGCGGTGTTGGATAAATGGCTGGACGGCGTGAAGACCCTGGATGGCAAGGATGCGTTGGCGGCGGTGAAGGCCAAGTTATAA
- a CDS encoding NADPH:quinone reductase yields the protein MAKRIQFSSHGGPEVLEYVDYQPAEPGPQQVRVSNKAIGLNFIDTYYRSGLYPPPTLPSGLGAEGAGVVEAVGSDVTRFKVGDRVAYGSGPLGAYSDMHVLPEANLVHLPESISFEQAAGVMLKGLTVQYLLRQTYELKGGETILFHAAAGGVGSLACQWAKALGVKLIGTVSSPEKAAIAKAHGAWETIDYSKENVAQRVLELTDGKKVPVVYDGVGKDTWLTSLDCVSPRGLVVSFGNASGAVDGVNLGILSAKGSLYVTRPTLATYANNAENLQRMADELFGMINSGKITVDINQRYPLAEAAKAQAELSARRTTGSTILLP from the coding sequence ATGGCCAAACGTATCCAGTTCAGTTCCCACGGCGGCCCCGAAGTGCTTGAGTACGTGGACTACCAGCCCGCCGAGCCGGGCCCGCAGCAAGTGCGCGTCAGCAACAAGGCGATCGGCCTGAACTTCATCGACACCTACTACCGCAGCGGTCTTTATCCGCCGCCGACGTTGCCGTCGGGCCTGGGTGCCGAGGGCGCGGGTGTGGTCGAGGCGGTCGGTTCAGATGTCACGCGGTTCAAGGTCGGCGACCGTGTGGCGTACGGCAGCGGCCCGTTGGGGGCCTACAGCGATATGCATGTGTTGCCCGAGGCCAACCTGGTGCACCTTCCCGAATCCATCAGTTTCGAACAGGCTGCCGGGGTGATGCTCAAGGGGCTGACCGTGCAATACCTGTTGCGCCAGACCTATGAACTCAAGGGCGGCGAAACCATCCTGTTCCACGCCGCCGCCGGTGGCGTGGGTTCCTTGGCCTGCCAGTGGGCCAAGGCCCTGGGCGTGAAGCTGATCGGCACCGTCAGCTCGCCGGAAAAAGCCGCCATTGCCAAAGCCCATGGCGCCTGGGAAACCATCGACTACAGCAAGGAAAACGTCGCACAACGGGTGCTGGAACTGACTGACGGCAAGAAGGTGCCTGTGGTGTACGACGGGGTCGGCAAGGACACCTGGCTGACCTCCCTGGACTGCGTGTCCCCCCGGGGTCTGGTGGTGAGCTTCGGCAATGCCTCCGGTGCGGTGGACGGCGTGAACCTGGGGATACTCTCGGCCAAGGGCTCGCTGTACGTCACCCGCCCGACCCTGGCCACATACGCCAATAACGCCGAAAACCTGCAACGCATGGCCGATGAGCTGTTCGGGATGATCAATAGCGGCAAGATCACGGTGGACATCAACCAGCGCTATCCACTGGCGGAAGCGGCCAAGGCCCAGGCCGAGCTGTCGGCGCGGCGCACGACCGGCTCGACCATTCTCCTGCCCTGA
- a CDS encoding SulP family inorganic anion transporter, translating into MAIPTRHSLFPFLSWLPRQTRASVGRDLIVGLSGAILALPQSIAYALIAGLPPEYGLYAAIVPVLIACLWGSSWHLICGPTAAISIVLYASVSPLAVPATDDYVTLILLLTVLAGLFQWLLGLLRFGALVNFVSHSVVLGFTLGAAVVIALGQLPNLLGLDLPNEATALKGLLMLLGHIQAVDKPSLLLGIGTLVLGVVLKRLLPRWPSLLITLVISSLVVWLWPAMFGHVALVSAFAGRLPPFTPLPLDLELILRLLPGAVAVGMLGLVTSLSIARSLSVRSGQLLDANQEVRAQGLSNIIGGFFSGSLSAGSFTRSGLSYDAGACSPLAGVFSALWVALFAVAGAKLIAHIPIPAMAGSILLIAWGLVDHRGIRALYRVSRAEFVVMSLTCLATLLLELQTAIYAGVLASLFFYLKRTSQPRVQHSHEGEADILRVGGSIFFGASHYLQVRLQRLQAQRVVIDAQQINFIDYSGVEMLHQEARRLRSQGRSLTLRKARPHVVEELKKLEGPQNCPILFED; encoded by the coding sequence ATGGCTATCCCCACCCGCCATTCACTCTTCCCTTTCCTGAGCTGGCTGCCGCGCCAGACCCGCGCCAGTGTCGGTCGCGATCTGATTGTCGGCCTGAGCGGTGCGATTCTGGCCTTGCCGCAATCCATTGCTTACGCGCTGATTGCCGGTTTACCACCTGAATACGGCTTGTACGCGGCGATTGTCCCGGTGTTGATCGCTTGCCTGTGGGGCTCGTCCTGGCACCTGATCTGCGGACCTACGGCGGCGATTTCCATCGTCCTGTATGCCAGCGTCAGTCCTCTGGCCGTGCCCGCCACTGACGACTACGTGACCTTGATCCTGTTGTTGACGGTGTTGGCCGGTCTCTTCCAGTGGCTGCTGGGCTTGTTGCGTTTCGGTGCGCTGGTGAATTTCGTTTCGCACTCGGTGGTGCTGGGGTTCACCCTGGGGGCGGCAGTGGTGATTGCGCTGGGGCAGTTGCCGAACCTGCTGGGCCTCGATCTGCCGAACGAAGCGACGGCGTTGAAAGGTTTGCTGATGTTGCTCGGCCACATCCAGGCTGTGGATAAACCTTCGTTGCTGCTGGGAATCGGCACGTTGGTGCTGGGTGTGGTGCTCAAGCGCTTGCTGCCACGTTGGCCGAGCCTGTTGATAACCTTGGTGATCAGCAGCCTGGTGGTCTGGCTGTGGCCGGCGATGTTCGGGCATGTGGCGCTGGTCAGTGCCTTTGCCGGGCGCTTGCCACCTTTCACGCCGCTGCCGCTGGACCTGGAACTGATCCTGCGATTGTTGCCCGGCGCCGTCGCGGTGGGCATGCTCGGACTGGTCACCAGCCTGTCCATTGCTCGCTCGCTGTCGGTACGCTCCGGGCAATTGCTCGATGCGAATCAGGAGGTGAGGGCGCAGGGGCTTTCCAACATAATTGGCGGATTTTTCTCCGGATCTCTGTCGGCCGGTTCCTTTACCCGCTCCGGCCTCAGCTATGACGCCGGGGCCTGCTCACCCTTGGCCGGGGTATTCTCGGCCCTATGGGTGGCGCTGTTTGCGGTCGCTGGCGCGAAATTGATCGCGCATATCCCGATTCCGGCCATGGCCGGCAGCATTCTGTTGATCGCCTGGGGGCTGGTGGATCATCGCGGCATCCGCGCGTTGTACCGCGTGAGCCGCGCCGAATTCGTGGTGATGAGCCTGACCTGCCTGGCCACGTTGCTGCTGGAGCTGCAAACCGCCATCTATGCCGGTGTGTTGGCCTCGCTGTTCTTTTACCTCAAGCGCACTTCACAGCCACGAGTACAACATTCCCATGAAGGGGAAGCAGACATCCTACGGGTTGGCGGCTCGATCTTTTTTGGTGCCAGTCATTACTTGCAAGTGCGCTTGCAACGACTGCAAGCGCAGCGGGTGGTGATTGATGCCCAGCAGATCAACTTCATCGATTATTCCGGGGTGGAAATGCTCCACCAGGAAGCCCGGCGCCTGCGCAGTCAGGGGCGTAGCCTGACGTTGCGCAAGGCCAGGCCGCATGTGGTGGAGGAGTTGAAGAAGCTGGAGGGGCCGCAGAACTGCCCGATACTTTTCGAGGATTGA
- the hemF gene encoding oxygen-dependent coproporphyrinogen oxidase — MTTRTEAVKAYLLDLQDRICAALETEDGGTRFVEDAWTRPAGGGGRTRVIENGTVIEKGGVNFSHVFGSGLPPSASAHRPELAGRGFEALGVSLVIHPHNPHVPTSHANVRFFIAEKEGEEPVWWFGGGFDLTPYYGVEEDCVHWHRIAEQACAPFGPQVYPRYKAWCDSYFHIKHRNEPRGIGGLFFDDLNEWDFDTCFAFIRAIGDAYIDAYLPIVRRRKQDPFTAKQREFQEFRRGRYVEFNLVYDRGTLFGLQSGGRTESILMSLPPQVRWGYDWKAEPGSEEARLTEFFLQDRDWLATA, encoded by the coding sequence ATGACCACTCGCACCGAGGCCGTGAAAGCCTACCTGCTCGACCTGCAAGACCGCATCTGCGCAGCCCTGGAAACCGAGGACGGTGGTACTCGCTTTGTCGAAGATGCCTGGACCCGGCCGGCCGGTGGTGGCGGTCGCACGCGGGTGATCGAAAACGGCACAGTGATCGAAAAGGGCGGCGTCAACTTTTCCCACGTCTTCGGCAGTGGCCTGCCACCCTCGGCCAGCGCCCATCGGCCGGAGTTGGCCGGGCGTGGTTTCGAAGCCCTGGGCGTGTCGCTGGTGATTCACCCGCACAACCCCCATGTGCCGACTTCCCACGCCAACGTGCGTTTCTTCATCGCCGAAAAGGAAGGTGAGGAGCCGGTCTGGTGGTTCGGTGGTGGCTTCGACCTGACGCCGTACTACGGCGTGGAGGAAGACTGCGTGCATTGGCATCGTATTGCCGAGCAGGCCTGTGCCCCCTTCGGCCCGCAGGTGTACCCGCGCTACAAGGCCTGGTGCGACAGCTATTTCCATATCAAGCATCGCAACGAGCCTCGGGGCATTGGCGGCCTGTTTTTCGATGACCTGAACGAATGGGATTTCGACACCTGCTTCGCCTTCATTCGCGCCATCGGCGACGCCTACATCGATGCGTACCTGCCGATCGTGCGCCGGCGCAAGCAAGACCCGTTCACCGCCAAGCAACGGGAATTCCAGGAGTTTCGCCGTGGACGCTACGTGGAATTCAACCTGGTCTACGACCGCGGCACCCTGTTCGGGCTGCAATCGGGCGGGCGCACCGAGTCGATCCTGATGTCCTTGCCACCGCAAGTGCGCTGGGGCTACGACTGGAAAGCCGAACCGGGCAGCGAAGAAGCACGGCTGACCGAATTTTTCCTGCAGGATCGCGATTGGCTGGCGACAGCCTGA